A region from the Clostridium beijerinckii genome encodes:
- the amrS gene encoding AmmeMemoRadiSam system radical SAM enzyme: protein MDAKIPFYEELKDNIRCWVCPHNCILDEGKFGICRVRTLKSNLPVAINYGEITSMGVDPIEKKPLYHFKPSKDILSIGSFGCNMTCSFCQNYEISQGRPETQYMSIEKLIEIIPSIENNAGVAFTYNEPLMWYEYIYDAAKDIKENNPDTSVVVVTNGYINEEPLLKLLPYVDAMNIDLKGYTNRYYNKICGAKLEPVLETIKIANKHCHIELTTLLVSDENDSLEEVREIAKFIASINVNIPLHLSRYFPRYKMENAATQIEKITEAQNEAKKYLKYVYVGNVEGVDNNTYCPKCNELLIKRNGYNTQVLIKENKCKKCGEEINIHL from the coding sequence ATAGATGCAAAAATACCATTTTATGAAGAACTAAAAGACAATATTAGATGCTGGGTATGTCCTCATAATTGCATATTAGATGAAGGGAAATTTGGAATATGTAGAGTTAGAACATTAAAGTCTAATTTACCTGTTGCTATAAATTATGGAGAAATTACTTCAATGGGAGTTGACCCTATAGAAAAGAAACCCTTATATCACTTTAAACCATCAAAGGACATTTTATCAATTGGCAGCTTTGGCTGTAATATGACTTGTAGCTTTTGTCAAAACTATGAAATATCTCAAGGCAGACCAGAAACACAATATATGAGTATAGAAAAGTTGATTGAAATAATCCCATCAATAGAGAACAATGCAGGAGTTGCTTTTACTTATAATGAACCTCTTATGTGGTATGAGTATATTTATGATGCAGCTAAAGATATAAAAGAAAATAATCCTGATACAAGTGTAGTAGTAGTGACTAATGGTTATATTAATGAAGAACCACTTTTAAAGCTTCTTCCTTATGTTGATGCTATGAATATTGATTTAAAGGGATATACAAATAGATATTATAATAAAATTTGTGGTGCAAAATTAGAACCAGTTTTAGAAACCATAAAAATAGCTAATAAGCATTGCCATATAGAACTAACAACACTGCTTGTTAGTGATGAAAATGATTCTCTAGAAGAAGTAAGAGAAATAGCTAAGTTTATAGCTAGTATTAATGTAAATATACCTCTTCACTTAAGTAGATATTTTCCTAGATATAAGATGGAGAATGCTGCAACCCAAATAGAAAAGATAACTGAAGCTCAAAATGAAGCAAAGAAGTATTTAAAATATGTATATGTAGGAAATGTAGAAGGGGTAGATAATAATACCTATTGCCCAAAGTGTAATGAATTACTTATTAAAAGAAATGGATATAATACACAAGTACTTATTAAGGAAAACAAATGTAAAAAATGTGGTGAAGAGATAAATATACACCTTTAA